The Synechococcus sp. RS9909 genomic interval TTGATCGGACTGGCGCTGTGGGCCTCCGGTCTGGAGGGAGCAGCCGAGGGGCGTCACACCTTTCTGCTCAACTTCGATCCCCGGGAACTCGCCGACTTCACCACCATTCGTAATGCCTTCACCCAGGCGTTTTTTTCGATTGGGGCAGGAATCGGCTGCATCCTGGCTTATGCGGCCTATCTCGACCGTCGCAATCATCTGCCGAGAGAAGCGATGGCCGTTGTGGGGATGGACACCGCCGTCGGCCTGCTCGCCGGGCTGGTCACCTTCCCGGTGGTGATGAGTTTCGGGCTGAAGGATGTGGTGAGTGGCTCCACCGTGGGCACCCTGTTCATCGCTCTGCCCACCGGACTCGCGTCCCTTGGGCTCACGGGACGGGTGGTGGCGGTGCTGTTTTTCTTTCTTGCCTACATCGCCGCGATCACCTCGTCGGTGTCGTTGTTGGAGGTGCCGGTGGCGTCGCTGATGGATCGGCTCGGTTGGAGTCGCCGGCGGGCGGTGTGGATCAGTGCGGCGTTGATCTTTGTGGCCGGTCTCCCGGCGGCCACGTCGATCCCGGTGTTGGAAGTGATGGATTCGATCTTCGGGGGGGTGATGCTGATCCTTGGTGGTCTGCTGATCGCCCTGCTGCTCGGTTGGGCGGCGCCGCAACGCTTTGAGGCTGATCTCAAGGGGAGTGCCACACCGGCTGGCTTACGCCGCTGGTTGCTGTTTGTGCTGCGCTGGATTTCCCCGCCCGTGATCGCCGTGGGCCTGGTGATCAGCCTGGTGGATCTGCTCAGGGGGTGGGGTTGGCTGCCGGGTTGAACGGGCAGGGTCAGATCAACTCGCGCAGATGCCGCGAGGCCATCTGAACCTCCCGGAGGAAGCAGAGCGAGGCGAGCATCAGCAAGCTCATCGCTGCGATGAACAGGGGCACAACCACCAGGGTGAGGTTCACCCTGGAAATCACGCTGAAGAAGGTCACCGCCACCACGGCGGAAATCAGCAGCGTGGCAGCGGTGAGCAGTTCGATCGCCCGGATCGTGAGTTGCATGCGGCGGCGGTAGCTGCGGCGTTGCTGCTCGTCGAGTGTTTCTCCCGCTCGGGCCGCATCGCGCGCC includes:
- a CDS encoding DUF2721 domain-containing protein → MQPESLSKAIQLSVAPVFLLAGIGALLNVISARLARIVDAARQARDAARAGETLDEQQRRSYRRRMQLTIRAIELLTAATLLISAVVAVTFFSVISRVNLTLVVVPLFIAAMSLLMLASLCFLREVQMASRHLRELI
- a CDS encoding sodium-dependent transporter: MAVKEHWRSGLGFVLAAAGSAVGLGNLWGFAYRASQGGGGAFLLLYVLIVLVVCLPVLVAEMVLGRSTGHSPLLAPVTAAGRRWQPMGWLFIAAASGILAFYAVLMGWTGHTLWHALVVGLPADMAEAERFFGAISGGNSALLGQSVSLVLTALVVVAGVQAGIERLSRWALPLLFVLLIGLALWASGLEGAAEGRHTFLLNFDPRELADFTTIRNAFTQAFFSIGAGIGCILAYAAYLDRRNHLPREAMAVVGMDTAVGLLAGLVTFPVVMSFGLKDVVSGSTVGTLFIALPTGLASLGLTGRVVAVLFFFLAYIAAITSSVSLLEVPVASLMDRLGWSRRRAVWISAALIFVAGLPAATSIPVLEVMDSIFGGVMLILGGLLIALLLGWAAPQRFEADLKGSATPAGLRRWLLFVLRWISPPVIAVGLVISLVDLLRGWGWLPG